From Venturia canescens isolate UGA chromosome 3, ASM1945775v1, whole genome shotgun sequence:
TTGTatcaaaatcgtaaaaatttaTAACATGTACGATATCATTgtgtaaaagaaaacaaaacaaaaagggaaaaaaatcgatcactATTTTGTGCTTGTGAGTCAGAATGAATATGTGCGCAACTGTACGCCAATGTTATAAtagatcatttttgttgtttgttaCAATGCttccacatatatatatatatatgtcgtCTATGTGAGTGAATCTCTGTACAAGTAAGAAcaagataacaaaaaaaaagagagaatttgTTACAAGTAGTTCTGATTGTAAAGCGGGTAGCATCAGATACTCAGCAACAGCGATGGTGGACATCCCTTCGATGAACGACCATAAAACGATATTCACGATATTCACCGTCGAGGTGACATACGACCTTGACGATGTTCCAGGCGCCAAAGTGGATTtggaaattcttcaatttttaagtGTTTTACGAAACGGCATTCAAACGTGTCGTGACTCTTCTAGGATCCCATTTTCGACGAAGCCTGTGAAATCTTCTGTGATTTCCCGTGCATAAGTACAGGCTTGTTGAACTACCAAATACGCTCGACCTCACATGGTTTTGCCGTTGGTGATCAGATCAAGGCAAACTTCAAAATCCATGAGAGTTCAGGGAGCGCGGACGTGACGAAGTTGAAGATTAAATTGAGGCAAGTGAGCGTGGACACCGGAAAAATCGCCTGAACTTGGCAGGCAGCAATTAATGCCGTTATtgagaaaacgaagaaagtcggactattcgatgaaaatattgacgAGACTTTGTCCTTGCAAGTCCCGACTGCGTGCCTTTGTCCCTTCTCAAGCATTGTAGCATCACTGACATCGAATATCGACTCGTCTTTGGCGTCGGACTTTCTGGATGGCAAGTCTGGTATCTCATTAAATTGAGTCGATTGAATCGACGGAAATAGTCGCAATGAGATATCAAGATCGTATCCAGTTGTGATTGGCACAAAAGCAGCTTCGCGACCGAAACGTAACAAACAAATGGTGCTTGTCAAAAATCAAATACCCTCTTCTCCAGAACGAGGCGAAACTGGAGTTCGTAGTGCACCTGAAGATTCTGCTACTGCTCCACGACCCTCTGCACAACGCCAGGAGCCTTGTCAGGGCTGCAAAATCCAACGACCGCAAATTGTCCCATCGGTTTTGATATTTCTGAAGCAATGGATTCAACATCTTCGAGAGAATTGCCAGAAAATCGTACGATTTTCCAACTTGGTTCAGTGTTGTATGTTTGGAAGACTTGAAACATCGAGTAGAAAATGTTTCATAAATCAATTCAGACGCTGCTGTCCACTTTTTATATTGTCGTTGATATAACAAAACTGAAATCTCAGTTACTTGTATGTACGTTTGTCTGCAACCTGCCAAGTACAACGTGACGAAGGAGgtacatataaataaatattacgaaCACAATTTTTGGATAATTTGGCGAATGtaacgaaaagttttttttattcccgtatattaaaaaatatttgaaaacatcATATTATCTCGGACGACttagtcgtttttttttcctagcaAATTCTACAATAATTTCAAGTATTGTGATTAGATTAAACGTTTTAAGtacaattttatgaaaaactttattttatcACAAACAAAATTGATATCTTGAACAATCAATATCGACAAGTTGACCTACGGATCTCTCGGCGTAGACTTCATGTATTCTATTGTTCAAATGTAATTAATACGGCTACCAAAAGATTTGCCTCGTGCAAAGAATATTTCCCTGGGTTCTTAGAATTtgcaataaatatttgatttttcagtggtaataatttttattcttgcCAATCAATTTACCGTTGACTCGTACCGGTCAATGCGGTTCATAAAAAGGCAATCGtatttgaaaaagaatttatttcctgTAGCCCTGTTTTCAAGGGATGAATAACATTGGTTAATGAACATTATACGATACGATGAGATGTTACGAcaatacttttattttattcttagtGTACATTTTCTGGCTTTCAGTATTTCGCATGTCATTTCATGTTTGGTTTTTTTCGTGGCTGCAGATCAGTGTTAAATTAAACATAGCATCCCCAGCTTCGTCCATATTTAGCCCTGTACTCCGGCAAAATCACTTTATTGATGAGCTTATTCGTTTTAGCGACTAAAGCAGTGCGTCGTGGGTCTagcttcgatgattttttgatgCCCGGGCGATGCACAACAAACGCGTTGTTTAGAACgaaaaatctgtatgattGGGCGCAGAGCAACCAACCCTGGAACAAAATTGTTATCGTCAAATTGATTCCGATATTCGAAAAAGTGAATATCAATATCAGTTATTTCATTCGCAACGAAACCAACAATATCGTTACGCCCTTGACACGCTTATTTACAGTCTTAGGTGAACTCTTTCAGActagattttaaaaaattttagataatttcagatgaaaaaaaatcagtgccTCGGAGAAGGCGCTCAGCACTGTTTGACCTCGACTACTAGCGCGCGCTCTGTCGCTTTTGGTCATCTTTGCGTCTCCGTGATTTTCACCCATTTCTCATCATTTGGGCGCAAAACAAAGATTTTGTAGCTGAAAATATCATCTTGGAAAATTGactcgataaattaaaattgaacgaCTCCCAGAGCATCAGTTTGGCTGAAAAACATGGCCCCCTTAACTTCTGAGCGCAATAACTCACAAGCTAATGATCCGACAGCGTCTGGATTTTTCACAGAGGAAGTATTTATCAATATCTACAATCGTGCAAAAAAAGATCCAACTTTAAAAATggcgagaataaaaattttcgaaaaacgctattttttgttcctctgttttttttttcaattttttcctttaattaTTAATCGATCGGATCGTTCCAGAGCTCATTCTCTTagcatttttattctcttcatTTTATCTTATGGTTATTTCTCCGTAGCTCCGTTGGTTTTTGTTTTACAAGCGGAGAGCCAAAAAAAATGCGTTTTCTTCTTTCACtaatttgtaaataaaaaaaaaagaaatcactAATATTGTGTccaaaattattcaatcaGGGAAGCGCTCCGCGTGTGTGATGGCACTCGCGGTTTTCGGGTAATacttttgtcaaaattcactTCGATAAATGCCACAGCTGGACCGGTTCACGATAGAAAGACATTTAgagtttcatttaattttaagTCTTATTAGAAAATATGCTCATTATGAAACCCGTTTTTATCACGtgaaatttaatttaaaaatcattgCGTGTACGAGAGATACCTACGAACGTATTATGCCGATTCGAGACTAACCTCCCAGTCCGTATGGCACTTGAAGTTATGGCAATACTCACTTGTATCCTTTTGTCACTTTGGCCTTCCCAGCTAATCCTTTCGTCATAAATGGGATCCTTGTCGGTCCCTATGTATACCGGCTCCCAACTTCGATACTTCTGCTTTCTCAATGACGGTGGTCCCACGCGAAGAGAATTAGATTGAGGCTCCGATTTCCATGAGAGATAATTTGGTACGCTGTGGCATAATGAGcatacattttcatggaaAGGGACCGCTTTGCGTTCCTTTAGCATCTTCAACTGTAAGAAACAGATTCTTAAATTGAGGCAAACATTTTATACGGAGAACTGTGAATATAGTATCGGCGAGTTCAGGCCAGCAAACGACAAGGCCgccaatgtacttgtctcgagACTCTACTTAATCTCTTATGATATTGCTTAGTGATGAAACTGAACTTACAAGTTGCGATTTGTTTGCTGGCACTTGACTGTCTTCTGTGACCTCGAACGGTGGTAGCACATACACGTCTTTTGAAGAATATGATAGCACTTCTGGTTGTCCCTTCTTTCTAATCATTTCGAGAAACATTGGGACTAGATTGAGACTCGGGTAAAGCTCGAAATCAGCGACGAGAATATAATGAGTCAGGGCGGTTTCCTTCGCGATATTACGACCCACGTTGATGGGGTAAATGAgaccatttttgtttttatacgtTTCATTGTGGGAGACTTTTGTCCATGGTGCTCCTAAGTTGCAGTCGTACGTCGCCGAAAGGATATCCTTGGTCGATGGTATCTGAATGattcacgaaaaatattagtctcctgaaaaatcattgagCAATCCAATTTTCCCGAATTTATTGTGATTCTTGAATTTTCATATCCTGCTAAATGTCATTTCACAGTTTTGGCTCTCTGAATttctattattaaaaaaaaaaagaatgcttACTTTTTTAGGTATGTGTTTATCACTGTAATAAAGGTGGAACGTGACAAGCTTGGAGACGAGGCAAGTTGAACAACTTCTCAGATACTTGATCGAGTCGACTGTTAACTGAAAATCGGTTCCAGGTGCATACAGGGCCACGGAAATTGGGGCCTTCCACCTTTTGAGTACTGGTACAAGATTGTCCAGAAAAGTGAAATCCCCATTTGTTGCATAGGTTACGCTTTCCCAACATGAAACATTCTTACTCATTGGCACATAGTTGTACAAAACACGATACTCTCCCCGCTGACCATGTCTTGGCGCGGAAGATTTGTTAGTGCATGGAATCGCCTTTTGCAGCTGCCTTAGCTATCGGAAATAAAAAGTTCGTAGTGGTATGTTATTTGATTCGACTGTTTCATCATCCAAAATGTTGTGGTCGATTTGACATTGTGAAAATCATTCTGACAGTTTTTCGAGCATCGTGTGACacaaaatatacataaatattaaTCATCGCGAAATAGATGAATATTGAtagtaaataataataataataataataataataataataaatatgaataattATTCCGGAAAGCGATTAGAAGTATGCACATACGTTGTAGAAACACCATCGTCGCGTATAATGGGACATTCAGAACAACATTTTCCTGAGTCATCGAATAAGTTTACTTTACTTATTAAGGAGCTAAAATTTGGACTGTGTTCATTCGGAAAGATTTCCCAATACTTGGGGGAATTACACACTAATTTACAGTCTGTTGTTCGATGGTGAAATAATTGTTTAAAGTCGTGAAAACAAAAAGACACAAAATAGTTGATTTATGTTGTCCCATGATATAAGACGAACATCCGATGGGTCGATCTTTCGAATTTGAGTTCCGCGATCCGGCAGGATTGAACAAATTTCCTGATCGtctcattttcaaaattatttccgGATGATTTTACGGAAACCTGTTCTAAGAATGTTGATCATCCGCCACCATGATATTGTCTGCTATCACGTTTCTCATTCagaaagaaagtttcgaaaaaaacaaaacaacccgattgtaagtggaGTTGCACTTCTGCACGGATAATCACCTTCTGTTTGATCCGACATTGATTTTGGATGCGACCCGAAGTGCAAAAGGCAACGGTTTCGAGGACGAGCAGCCCAAGAATAATGGATCGAAGCAGCCACATAGTCAACAATTATAAATACAAGAACTTATAAGCTTACGACGATTGAtgtgaattttataattcatttgATGACTAGTCTTTTCCTGCCTTTCGGAGTGAATGATCTCATTAGTCAGATTGGTCTGGCTTTTATAGATATCTGTACAGGAAAACTAGGGTCcaaattttggatatgttgtACGGACTTGATATTGTTAGAGTTTCgtaaatttcttattttttcttctcgcaaCACTTTAATCGCTCAACGATACGTATGAAATGATCAGCGtcatcatattttttccttgAAGTTAGACAGCGATATAAAGAAGTTGTTATCACTTGAAtcaataagagaatttcacaGTTTTCCTTATTGAAACAGTGACAAGAATACTAGAATACTGCTTGAGCATAGACACGTGGAAAATCGTGGGCTGATTCCCGGTAGACAGATTGCAACAACTTTTGATCCAATCATGCGCTCCTTTATTGTCTATGAAGCATGGTCGTTTCGGGAGTCATCAACGCGATTCCAAAGAAATTTTCGTTCTTAAATATTGATCAAATTTTAGGCTGTTGGCGCAATTTGGCTGGCAGGagtgttcgaaaaaatattaccAACCTTTGAAGCATTCTTTACAGTTGTTCAAACAcagaacgaagaaaatgagaaaacgacGATGTCTTTGATATCGCAACTTCTTCAAGATCGTTCGTTATTCTTGCGTTAAAATCCATAGTATATTACGATCCAAGGCCAGAAAATTGGATTTCCTGGCATGTGCGATATGAaagccgaggcgaagccgagacCTCCATGAACGTTTGGGCCGTGAGTTgtaggggaacatggggcaaagtggccacatggggcaaagtggccacctacttttttggggcatttttgaattctggggcaaagtggccactcaCGCAATTCCAATTTCCGCCGGGAAGacggaattttaaggaaaaaatccccgGATCCAAGTGAGGATACCGGCCGAGCGAGATAAGCGATATAGACATACTCACTCGGGCTAAAATAgcaacttaaaaattcaatttctcaataaatattgctagtcgccaaaaatccttttaggggaagtcttatattgttataaagaagcagtatgcaaaatttcagctcaaaattcggtttccgcttttcggaagtacagccaatttttttggcaattttttataaaaaatttttttaaagtttgttttatggatggaattatcagcaaacgagggactatcaatgtacttgtcccaaccttttttttcctagggtagcattattccggacgaccatattcattttattagtccggttacattattttctgttttcgcatctgaacgaacaaatgtatgttattcgtccgggTTCATGGCAGCATAGCGCATaacatgaatgataaaagctacgctatacgcgcccgcttgaagcaaataataatgatgcttggcaacgaataaacaaaatcatggcaacgaatacaggcttcacattcatatatcgaattaaaggatcaccggccgcaaaaatatcgtcagagcGCACTGAAGTTAGCTGAGTTAGCCGGCCacgaaatagtatattacacacctagggagggaaaatagactacttcaaaccgcgggcagaattgtcacccgagccgaaggcgagggtgataagcacgcggtttgaggtggtctaatttcactcccgtggagtgtatacgatttttctgtccgacgcaggcggaatgcggcaacttcggcacgcgcagcgggccgaaatttgccactttccgcccggagggctgaaaaataatattacagTTCACAAAAACATTAGAATGtctcaaaaaatcgaatgtttttttttcaaagaacattgaaaaatggtgaGGGTATCTGTGGAAAAAGACCCTCTTAAAACATGAGCTCTTAATACTAATATCTAGAGTTAGTGTattgtaattttttacttcccatTCAAATAAcaagcagtcttaagggggtgaactacccctttttcGAATTCCCGTACTGTAGgtggcttatttctgttttacatgtttttgaagattcaaaatattataatagttgTAATATCTGGATTTATTCCAGTAAATGGTAGTGAGGAGGTTGTGAAAAGTAAGATCAGCGAGGAGAgttaatatatttattgaaaagaaCTTAAGGAAAGGCTACAGGATGCGGACACGTCGGCTCGGTTCGGCACTCTGACTAACTCTAACTTATTTTTTAGCATTCCATTCTTTGCAAACTACGCGACATCTGTTATTCGTCTGCCCGTGCATCCttctttattttatgattttactGTCGCCGAGTGACTTGAGTAGTCGTGACGGGAAAAACCTCGGTCGTCCGTTCCATTTTTTCTAATATCCTAATCCTTAATTTACGACTTTGCTCAAGTACTACACTCACTCATGCACTCCCTTAAAATGAACTCTTGTCTCGATATTACatagtttcgaatcaagattttatAACGTAttgaagtcaatacaagactctgaaagaGTGGATctccccactcgattttcctctatattcgctatttcaaaatttctccctgcatttcgttcaatttggttgccCTGCATCGACATTACAAATttaatcatttgtaaatataaGCACAGACACATGATCCCGGTATTTGTactagataaaaatgttatcaagtaGTTATAATCACCTGATGTTTTTGGCATTCTCACACACAGAAAGACATTagtcattccgaatattctCAAGGGATGCGTCagataaaaaagttttcaggcattgagaaattaataaatatttttttgttgcgatacttattttcgaaggcggTAACCATCCGCATTGTACTAGTGCAGAATCCAACAACCACAAATCGTCCCATcgtttttgatatttctgaAGCAATGGATTCAACATCTTCGACAGAATTGCCAGAAAatcgtacgatttttcaactcgATTCAGTGTTGTATGTTTGGAAGATTTCTTCATATTCGAGTGAATGTTATTCGTGATTTTCAACTCATTCAAGCATTCAAAGTACGAACCAAAGGTGCTACGAAGGTCGAATGGAAGGACGAAACCGTACAGACGTATAATCCTCGGTATCACAGAGctgaggaagaaaatttcagattGGAGACTGTTCTTTTGAGAGAATCGAGAAGTGAGTACtcgtaataaaatttttcttgctcccctagccgaaagtacgcactttccggccgc
This genomic window contains:
- the LOC122407951 gene encoding beta-1,4-glucuronyltransferase 1-like; protein product: MWLLRSIILGLLVLETVAFCTSGRIQNQCRIKQKLRQLQKAIPCTNKSSAPRHGQRGEYRVLYNYVPMSKNVSCWESVTYATNGDFTFLDNLVPVLKRWKAPISVALYAPGTDFQLTVDSIKYLRSCSTCLVSKLVTFHLYYSDKHIPKKIPSTKDILSATYDCNLGAPWTKVSHNETYKNKNGLIYPINVGRNIAKETALTHYILVADFELYPSLNLVPMFLEMIRKKGQPEVLSYSSKDVYVLPPFEVTEDSQVPANKSQLLKMLKERKAVPFHENVCSLCHSVPNYLSWKSEPQSNSLRVGPPSLRKQKYRSWEPVYIGTDKDPIYDERISWEGQSDKRIQGWLLCAQSYRFFVLNNAFVVHRPGIKKSSKLDPRRTALVAKTNKLINKVILPEYRAKYGRSWGCYV